ACTTGGCCGACTTGCATTAATGACAAATCCATTTGTCATCGTTTTAACATTTACAGTTTTATTAACACAACTCGCCAGATCAGACTATAGCAACTATTATGTGGTCATGCATTCAAGCGAACACCTTCCATTGTTTTATAAAATGACATCCATCTGGTCAGGTTCGTCAGGAAGTTTGTTATTTTGGAATTTAATACTGAGCGTTTTCACATTTATCGTGTTATGGCAAACTCGTAAGTCAATTGAAGATAGAATTCCTATGATGAACCTTATCCTTGCGGTTTTATCTGGATTTTTTTCTTTCCTCGCAGTATTTTATGGCGATGCCCAACCTTTTCGTGAATTTGTTCCAGAAGCAGCAGCAGGTCGAGGTCTCAATCCTCTCCTCCAACATTGGGCGATGATCATCCATCCACCCATCCTTTACATTGGTTATGTAAGTATTTCTATTCCTTTTGCTATTGCCATGTCGGCACTTGTTTCAGGACAACTTTCTGAAGATTGGATGAAGTTCATTCGGAAATGGACTTTGTTTTCTTGGTTCTTTCTTGGAACTGGAATTTTACTTGGATCGAAGTGGGCCTATGAAGAGTTAGGTTGGGGTGGATATTGGGCATGGGATCCAGTTGAAAATGCATCTCTTATGCCATGGCTACTCACCAGTGCGTTTGTGCATTCAGTGGTGATCCAAGAACGTAGAGGGATGTTAAAGTTCTGGAACATGTTACTTGTGATACTTGCCTTCCACTTTAGTTTGCTTGGAACTTGGATCACTCGTTCAGGAGTTCTAGAAGGCCCACACAGTTTTTCTAAATCTACGATTGGAACTCCGTTTATCATCTATATCATTGGTAGTTTTCTATTCTTTACAGGCTTTGTCATTTATAGAAGAAAAAATCTAACGCCAGAAAGAAACTTAGAAGCCATTACTTCCAAAGAAGGAAGTTTTCTTTTAAATAACTTTTTGTTAGTTCTTTCTACTGCAGCCATTCTGTTAGGTGTCTTTTCACCCCTTTTGTATGGAAAAGAATTTAAAGCTCCTTGGTTTAATTCATGGGGTGTTCCTGCAGGAATTTTTCTTTTACTACTTATGGGAGCTGCCCCACTACTTGCTTGGAGAAAAGGGGCGGGGGCCGTGTTTTTTTCAACCCTACTCAAACCCTTTATTGCAGGCATCATCGGCGGTGGATTGTACATACTATTCTATTCCCAAAACTTTACAAAACCAGACAGTAAGTATGGAGATGTTCTTGCTGAAGTGTATTCGGTTCTTACGGTCACCATTGGGGTTTTTACCATTTCTGGGATCATACAAGAATACTACCGAGGGATTCGAGCTCGTCGTGAGGAGTTTCAAAACGAAAATCTTTTTGTGGCCGGATACCGAATGTTACTCAAAAACAAACGTAGGTATGGTGGGTATTTAGTTCATTTTTCACTTGTTCTTGTTTTTATTGGTTATGCGGGGAACGCTTTCAAAATCAATACATCAGTCCGATTTTTTTATGAACTCCAACCACCAACATCAGAAGAAATTGTTTACCAGTCTATCGACAAAGCAATGATTGGTGGGTATCAAATTGAAGCCTCTACTCTCAAATTAAAACCTGTCCTAATTTCAGGTTTAGGTGGAGAACCTAACATCCAAAATGTGATTGTTTCCCAAGAAGGGACATTCGGAATCTTTCGTGGAACAGACAAACTATCGGATTTAGTCACGGAACGCAGGTTTTACCCACAAATCTCTCACCTAACAGGAGATTTCGAAACCCATATTCCTACTAGCGAACCTGCCATTCTATCTATGGCAAAAGAAGATTTTTACATCCAACTTGGTGCCATTGAAACTTCTGATCTTAAATCAGAAAACCCAGACCTTCCTTTGATGTTTATGCAGTATTACTTCACACCGGGAAGTGAAATGGACAAACTAAAATTCTTTCTCAACTTTCCAAAACAAATTGTAGCAAACCTTGAAGTTTGGGTAAACCCACTGGTAAAACTCATTTGGCTTGGTTCCTTACTCTATT
This portion of the Leptospira terpstrae serovar Hualin str. LT 11-33 = ATCC 700639 genome encodes:
- a CDS encoding heme lyase CcmF/NrfE family subunit; this encodes MNNLGTILLTASLAILVFSALQTIYGIYKQDRKAIELGRLALMTNPFVIVLTFTVLLTQLARSDYSNYYVVMHSSEHLPLFYKMTSIWSGSSGSLLFWNLILSVFTFIVLWQTRKSIEDRIPMMNLILAVLSGFFSFLAVFYGDAQPFREFVPEAAAGRGLNPLLQHWAMIIHPPILYIGYVSISIPFAIAMSALVSGQLSEDWMKFIRKWTLFSWFFLGTGILLGSKWAYEELGWGGYWAWDPVENASLMPWLLTSAFVHSVVIQERRGMLKFWNMLLVILAFHFSLLGTWITRSGVLEGPHSFSKSTIGTPFIIYIIGSFLFFTGFVIYRRKNLTPERNLEAITSKEGSFLLNNFLLVLSTAAILLGVFSPLLYGKEFKAPWFNSWGVPAGIFLLLLMGAAPLLAWRKGAGAVFFSTLLKPFIAGIIGGGLYILFYSQNFTKPDSKYGDVLAEVYSVLTVTIGVFTISGIIQEYYRGIRARREEFQNENLFVAGYRMLLKNKRRYGGYLVHFSLVLVFIGYAGNAFKINTSVRFFYELQPPTSEEIVYQSIDKAMIGGYQIEASTLKLKPVLISGLGGEPNIQNVIVSQEGTFGIFRGTDKLSDLVTERRFYPQISHLTGDFETHIPTSEPAILSMAKEDFYIQLGAIETSDLKSENPDLPLMFMQYYFTPGSEMDKLKFFLNFPKQIVANLEVWVNPLVKLIWLGSLLYFLSGIFLLLPLGETKKKSEG